The following are from one region of the Synechococcus sp. CBW1108 genome:
- a CDS encoding DUF2752 domain-containing protein has translation MPAGLTGYLWLKGGYSHLPGWSCPLRALTAIPCPTCFLTRATELALRGDLASSLEQHAFGPLVAAGLIWWSIAAIRKRQLRPLALPNWPLAWAAAGLLGYWMLRLGLGAFPSG, from the coding sequence TTGCCCGCCGGGTTGACCGGCTATCTCTGGCTCAAGGGCGGCTACTCCCACCTGCCGGGCTGGAGCTGCCCACTGCGGGCGCTCACGGCCATCCCCTGCCCCACCTGCTTTCTCACCCGGGCCACCGAGCTGGCGTTGCGGGGGGATCTGGCGAGTTCGCTGGAGCAGCACGCCTTCGGGCCTCTGGTGGCAGCGGGGCTGATCTGGTGGAGCATCGCGGCGATTCGAAAGCGGCAGCTGCGGCCCCTCGCTCTGCCCAACTGGCCCCTGGCCTGGGCGGCGGCGGGGCTGCTGGGCTACTGGATGTTGCGCCTAGGGCTCGGAGCCTTCCCCTCGGGGTGA
- a CDS encoding class I SAM-dependent methyltransferase, translating into MFCHVGNLTKAFARLASLLQPQGKVLIHIITVRIPNNMSSGFTDKYIFPGGRYWNHDAIPSHSVDLKTLQRWYMNGSNYHRTLTAWLDRFDASQDLINHLDYGMEYAKFRRIWRFYLLLLGTIFATCDGEFNGNGQYLMTHA; encoded by the coding sequence GTGTTTTGCCATGTGGGCAATCTCACAAAGGCCTTCGCCAGGCTGGCTTCCCTGCTGCAGCCCCAGGGGAAGGTTTTGATTCACATCATCACCGTGCGGATTCCGAATAATATGTCTTCAGGGTTTACCGATAAGTACATTTTCCCCGGCGGTCGATATTGGAATCACGATGCCATACCAAGCCACAGTGTCGACCTCAAAACCCTTCAGCGTTGGTATATGAATGGATCCAACTACCACCGAACGCTCACCGCCTGGCTCGATCGATTCGATGCTTCTCAAGACCTTATAAATCACTTAGACTACGGCATGGAGTATGCAAAATTTAGGCGCATCTGGCGATTTTACCTGTTGTTGCTTGGCACAATATTTGCCACCTGCGATGGTGAATTCAACGGTAATGGCCAGTACTTAATGACCCATGCCTGA
- a CDS encoding cyclopropane-fatty-acyl-phospholipid synthase family protein yields the protein MTTASFDQSADLSSFDPKVLRQPSAGSLGYRCSRLLAAGFNSTQMAMAEAYINGLEIPGALFRGMIQASMPILFRHFPALLAPYEWVLNESDRIAESAKELMEIQYDRPQQMLNQMLGDWEPIYPKYSTGFWENGAEDLAASQRHMIDQMIDRLGIEDGDHLLDFGCGWGCVPNYILSKFPNLRCTGVNLSRGQCAYMRAKMNDPRSQLSSGRFTLVEGDINEVVFPEKIQQNHLRWGVLPCGQSHKGLRQAGFPAAAPGEGFDSHHHRADSE from the coding sequence ATGACTACTGCAAGCTTCGATCAGTCCGCTGACCTTTCCAGTTTCGATCCCAAGGTGTTGCGTCAGCCTTCCGCCGGATCACTTGGTTATCGCTGCAGCCGCCTCCTGGCAGCGGGCTTCAACAGCACCCAGATGGCGATGGCCGAAGCCTATATAAACGGCCTCGAAATCCCAGGTGCTCTTTTTCGAGGTATGATCCAAGCCTCGATGCCAATTCTGTTCCGCCACTTCCCCGCCTTGCTGGCGCCTTACGAATGGGTGCTTAACGAGTCGGATCGGATCGCCGAATCAGCCAAGGAATTGATGGAGATTCAGTATGACCGGCCGCAGCAGATGCTGAATCAGATGCTGGGTGACTGGGAACCAATCTATCCCAAATACAGCACCGGGTTCTGGGAAAATGGCGCCGAGGATCTGGCAGCATCCCAGCGACACATGATTGACCAGATGATTGATCGGTTGGGCATCGAGGATGGTGATCACCTTCTCGACTTTGGCTGCGGCTGGGGCTGTGTGCCCAATTACATTCTTTCTAAATTTCCCAATTTGCGCTGTACCGGCGTAAACCTCAGCCGAGGCCAATGCGCCTATATGCGAGCGAAGATGAACGATCCGCGCAGCCAGTTGAGCTCGGGGCGATTCACCCTCGTGGAGGGCGACATCAATGAGGTGGTGTTCCCGGAAAAAATTCAGCAAAATCATCTCCGTTGGGGTGTTTTGCCATGTGGGCAATCTCACAAAGGCCTTCGCCAGGCTGGCTTCCCTGCTGCAGCCCCAGGGGAAGGTTTTGATTCACATCATCACCGTGCGGATTCCGAATAA
- a CDS encoding thioesterase family protein yields the protein MTAGAFGTEADGSAPEWVDPGSWLLLCRSVRFGDTDAAGVMHFHQLLGWCHEAYEESLERFGIAAAEVFPRPGHSPAVALPIVHCQADFLAPLACGDPLAIKLEPRRIDPGCFELTYTFHRGNPSDDQPVARGLSRHLAINSASRVRCPLPDPIVRWLEASAASGALLSRSETC from the coding sequence ATGACCGCTGGGGCCTTTGGCACAGAGGCGGATGGCTCCGCACCAGAGTGGGTTGACCCCGGCAGCTGGTTGCTGCTCTGCCGCAGCGTGCGCTTCGGTGACACCGACGCCGCCGGCGTGATGCACTTCCACCAGCTGCTGGGCTGGTGCCATGAGGCCTACGAGGAGAGCCTGGAGCGCTTCGGCATTGCGGCGGCGGAGGTGTTCCCGCGGCCGGGCCATAGCCCTGCCGTCGCCCTGCCGATCGTCCATTGCCAAGCCGACTTCCTGGCGCCCCTGGCCTGCGGCGATCCTCTGGCGATCAAACTGGAGCCCCGACGGATCGATCCGGGCTGCTTTGAGCTGACTTACACCTTCCACCGCGGCAATCCCAGCGATGACCAACCCGTGGCCCGCGGCCTCAGTCGCCACCTGGCGATCAACAGCGCCAGCAGGGTCCGTTGCCCCCTGCCCGACCCGATAGTCCGCTGGCTGGAGGCCTCTGCAGCCAGCGGCGCGCTCCTCAGCCGTTCTGAGACCTGCTGA
- a CDS encoding TM2 domain-containing protein — protein sequence MAKLSDSELSNRKLAAGLTGIFLGAFGVHKFVLGYTRPGVIMLVGSLVGGVVTCGVASFALGVIGLIEGIIYLTKTPEEFQAMYIDAQREWF from the coding sequence ATGGCCAAACTCAGCGATTCCGAACTCAGCAACCGCAAACTGGCGGCCGGGCTAACGGGCATTTTCCTGGGGGCCTTTGGCGTGCACAAATTTGTGCTGGGTTACACCAGGCCTGGGGTGATCATGCTGGTGGGGTCATTGGTCGGCGGAGTGGTGACCTGCGGCGTTGCCAGCTTTGCGCTGGGGGTGATCGGCCTGATCGAAGGCATCATTTATCTCACCAAAACGCCGGAGGAATTCCAGGCGATGTACATCGATGCTCAGAGGGAGTGGTTCTGA
- a CDS encoding AMP-binding protein, producing the protein MRPQQLLQAWDCGLVVPLAAAAQQVELAAAFGPAGPAGVLEQLQGWGPGVLVGSGGSSGRRRWCLQPLSHLQASAAATGTWLAAQGIEPAACLHLNPLPLHHVSGLLPLVRSRQWGCCLQQVEPALLRQPEVMAAALPLPSDRPVLLSLVPTQLQRLMATPSGLAWLRQMAVIWLGGAPLPASLAGRARSAGLRLAPCYGATETAAMVCALAPDLFLSGASGCGQPLVDVELQIEAASGAIAVRASRLSPGWLESGQLQPLPRNGAGWWCSGDGGELGPDGLLVRGRLDGAIHSGAETVFPEELEERLLAAAALAGLPLQALLLLPVNDPEWGQRLVALVRPHSGADPEALLANLAACSQAWPPAERPQRWVVCGPLAPTADGKWQRHCWQQWLASLKAGPMG; encoded by the coding sequence ATGAGGCCCCAGCAGCTGCTGCAAGCCTGGGACTGCGGCCTGGTCGTGCCCTTGGCCGCCGCCGCCCAGCAGGTTGAGTTGGCGGCGGCCTTCGGCCCGGCTGGTCCGGCGGGGGTGCTCGAGCAGCTGCAGGGGTGGGGGCCGGGCGTGCTGGTGGGCAGCGGCGGCAGCAGCGGCCGGCGCCGGTGGTGCCTGCAGCCCCTCTCGCACCTGCAGGCCTCGGCGGCGGCCACCGGCACCTGGCTGGCAGCCCAGGGCATCGAGCCGGCGGCCTGCCTGCATCTCAACCCCCTGCCGCTGCACCACGTCAGTGGGCTGCTGCCGCTGGTGCGCTCCAGGCAGTGGGGCTGCTGTTTGCAGCAGGTGGAGCCAGCCCTGCTGCGGCAGCCGGAGGTGATGGCGGCGGCGCTGCCCCTGCCCAGCGATCGCCCCGTGCTGCTCTCCCTGGTGCCTACCCAGCTGCAACGGCTGATGGCGACACCGTCGGGGTTGGCCTGGTTGCGGCAGATGGCGGTGATCTGGCTGGGCGGCGCACCCCTGCCCGCCAGCCTGGCCGGGCGAGCCCGCAGCGCGGGGTTGCGGCTGGCCCCCTGCTACGGCGCCACCGAAACCGCTGCCATGGTGTGTGCCCTGGCGCCGGATCTCTTCCTCTCTGGTGCCAGCGGCTGCGGCCAGCCCCTGGTCGATGTGGAGCTGCAGATCGAAGCTGCCAGCGGCGCCATCGCCGTGCGGGCCAGCCGGCTCAGCCCTGGCTGGCTGGAGTCCGGCCAGCTGCAGCCCCTGCCGCGCAACGGGGCGGGCTGGTGGTGCAGCGGCGATGGCGGCGAGCTGGGGCCCGATGGTCTGCTGGTGCGGGGCCGCCTCGATGGGGCCATCCACAGCGGCGCTGAAACCGTCTTCCCCGAGGAGCTGGAGGAACGCCTGCTGGCGGCCGCGGCGCTGGCCGGCCTGCCCCTGCAGGCACTGCTGCTGTTGCCGGTGAACGATCCGGAGTGGGGCCAGCGGCTAGTCGCCCTGGTGCGGCCCCACTCCGGGGCTGATCCGGAGGCGCTGCTGGCGAATCTGGCGGCCTGCAGCCAGGCCTGGCCCCCCGCGGAGCGGCCCCAGCGCTGGGTGGTCTGCGGGCCGCTGGCCCCCACGGCTGATGGCAAATGGCAGCGCCATTGTTGGCAGCAGTGGCTGGCCTCGCTAAAAGCTGGGCCAATGGGCTGA
- a CDS encoding o-succinylbenzoate synthase: MAAGVGWLGLTWRPFGLSLPQALSTARGRIAGKRGWLLRLHSPEGLVGWGEAAPLDGQLEPLAAAIEGLGPQCSRPQLEGALAASTLPPSLGFALGAALAELDGLPQERWLPPPPSARLLPAGPAALERLALPRGELPVFKWKVAVHPDGLERSVLEQLLQLLPADGRLRLDANGGWQPATAWAWAERLAGEPRLEWLEQPLGPADLAGLEALATRVPVALDESLQQQPWLRQSWSGWQVRRPSQEGDPRPLLATLEQGAPLLMLSTAFETGIGRRWLHHLAALQAQGPTPAAPGLASGWRPQGDLAAPDPARVWQAAGGGGVR, encoded by the coding sequence ATGGCGGCAGGGGTTGGCTGGTTGGGGCTGACGTGGCGGCCTTTTGGGCTCAGCTTGCCCCAGGCCCTCAGCACCGCCAGGGGCCGCATCGCCGGGAAGCGCGGCTGGCTGTTGCGGCTGCACAGCCCCGAGGGGCTGGTGGGCTGGGGAGAGGCCGCCCCGCTGGATGGGCAGCTGGAGCCCCTGGCGGCGGCGATTGAAGGCCTGGGGCCCCAATGCTCCCGGCCCCAGCTGGAGGGGGCCCTGGCGGCCAGCACCTTGCCGCCCAGCCTCGGCTTCGCCCTGGGAGCGGCTCTGGCCGAGCTCGATGGCCTGCCCCAGGAGCGCTGGCTGCCGCCCCCCCCCTCGGCCCGGTTGCTGCCGGCCGGTCCGGCGGCCCTGGAGCGGCTGGCGCTGCCCCGGGGCGAGCTGCCGGTGTTCAAGTGGAAGGTGGCGGTGCACCCCGATGGGCTGGAACGCTCCGTGCTGGAGCAGCTGCTCCAACTCCTGCCCGCAGACGGGCGCCTGCGCCTGGATGCCAATGGGGGCTGGCAGCCGGCCACGGCCTGGGCCTGGGCCGAGCGGCTCGCCGGCGAGCCCCGGCTGGAATGGCTGGAGCAGCCCCTGGGCCCTGCCGACCTGGCGGGCCTGGAGGCCCTGGCCACCCGAGTGCCGGTGGCCCTGGATGAATCCCTGCAGCAGCAGCCCTGGTTACGGCAGAGCTGGTCGGGCTGGCAGGTGCGGCGGCCCAGCCAGGAGGGGGATCCGCGGCCGCTGTTGGCGACGCTGGAGCAGGGCGCCCCGCTGCTGATGCTCAGCACCGCCTTTGAAACCGGCATCGGCCGGCGCTGGCTGCACCATCTGGCGGCCCTGCAGGCCCAGGGGCCCACCCCGGCCGCACCGGGCCTGGCTAGTGGCTGGCGGCCCCAGGGGGACCTGGCAGCCCCGGATCCGGCCAGGGTGTGGCAGGCAGCTGGGGGAGGAGGAGTTCGATGA
- the menA gene encoding 2-carboxy-1,4-naphthoquinone phytyltransferase: protein MTEPKVVASRYASPPDRRQLWQAAIKWPMYAVAVMPVLLAAGWRFGRAEPVRLDQLLLFLLAAMLLLAWENLANDVFDADTGVDTHGKPHSLVNLTGRRDRVAWLANGCLLGGLALMALVAWRSSPAVLGLVLACCGLGYIYQGPPFRLGYRGLGEPLCWLAFGPLATAAALVALAPPSAGAVLPWREALELGSGPALATTLVLFCSHFHQVGEDGANGKRSPVVRLGTATAARLVPWFVAASLALQWAPVLVGPAALRWPPTALLGVIGLPPARRLIDLLSQHHHDGSRIGGSKFLALRFQALSGLGLALGLALGRWWG from the coding sequence ATGACTGAGCCCAAGGTCGTCGCAAGCCGTTACGCCAGCCCGCCGGATCGGCGGCAGCTGTGGCAGGCCGCTATCAAGTGGCCGATGTATGCGGTGGCGGTGATGCCGGTGCTGCTGGCTGCGGGCTGGCGCTTCGGCCGGGCGGAGCCGGTGCGTCTCGACCAGTTACTGCTGTTTCTGCTGGCGGCGATGCTGCTGCTGGCCTGGGAAAACCTGGCCAACGATGTTTTCGACGCCGACACCGGCGTGGACACCCACGGCAAACCCCATTCGCTGGTCAATCTCACCGGCCGCCGTGACCGGGTGGCCTGGTTGGCCAATGGTTGCCTGCTGGGGGGATTGGCCCTGATGGCCCTGGTGGCCTGGCGCAGTAGCCCGGCGGTGCTGGGCCTGGTGCTGGCCTGCTGCGGCCTGGGTTACATCTACCAGGGCCCGCCGTTTCGGCTGGGTTATCGGGGCCTGGGGGAACCCCTCTGCTGGCTGGCCTTTGGCCCCCTGGCCACCGCCGCCGCCCTGGTGGCTTTGGCGCCCCCAAGCGCCGGGGCGGTGCTGCCCTGGCGAGAGGCGCTGGAACTGGGCAGCGGTCCGGCTCTGGCCACCACCTTGGTGCTGTTCTGCTCCCACTTTCACCAGGTGGGTGAGGACGGCGCCAACGGCAAGCGATCGCCGGTGGTGCGCCTGGGAACGGCGACGGCGGCGCGGCTGGTGCCCTGGTTTGTGGCCGCCAGCCTGGCTCTGCAGTGGGCGCCTGTGCTGGTTGGGCCCGCGGCCCTGCGCTGGCCGCCCACGGCCCTGCTCGGGGTGATCGGTTTGCCGCCGGCCCGGCGGCTGATCGACTTGTTGAGCCAGCACCACCACGATGGCAGTCGCATCGGCGGCAGTAAGTTTCTGGCCCTGCGTTTTCAGGCGCTCAGTGGGCTCGGCCTGGCCCTGGGGCTGGCCCTGGGCCGCTGGTGGGGCTGA
- a CDS encoding isochorismate synthase MenF has translation MGAAGGSRCRAHTFEQLSVAPRPLLVQASHPFTDSPGGSSGNSFTDLLTAANGQARQLEEDGVLSLALPLAGGDPLLLLPHLEPSGGDGFRFLWDGAPGLCIAAAGRTNSLELSGPRRFELAQRFASASLSRLATTNTGPPLARPRVLLAFAFFDAPLRSEPGSVPGVQAVLPLWQLSRQGQHCWLRLQRPIGGGVTPRQLAEELWEQARRLEQLVEQAEEPGWSELGGIGLRWSAPWQGSYRFAVAEALSKVEAGELKKVVLAVRQELQLDTAPDPLALLAPLRRHQGGSCRFLWQQGPGSALIGASPERLLTVCQGQLRSDALAGTAPAGDQAAALLHSSKDRHEHELVVDTITAVLARAGLTPRRPRHPRLARHGQLVHLHTPITAALARHQPLTIAAALHPTPAVAGLPRREAMAWLRSLEPFERGHYAAPIGWIDSAGDADLRVAIRSGTLRGDRLELTAGAGLVRGSTVERELAEVALKLGVLQQQLDLPAQASSRSIV, from the coding sequence ATGGGGGCCGCAGGCGGCAGCCGCTGCAGGGCCCATACATTTGAGCAGCTCTCTGTCGCGCCCCGGCCCCTTCTGGTGCAGGCCTCCCATCCCTTCACCGATTCCCCAGGCGGTTCGTCTGGGAATTCGTTCACGGATCTGCTGACCGCCGCCAATGGGCAGGCCCGTCAGCTGGAGGAGGACGGCGTTCTCAGCCTGGCCCTGCCGCTGGCCGGCGGCGACCCCCTATTGCTGCTGCCTCACCTGGAGCCCAGCGGCGGCGATGGCTTCCGTTTCCTCTGGGATGGAGCTCCGGGGCTCTGCATTGCCGCCGCCGGCCGCACCAACAGCCTGGAGCTGAGTGGCCCGCGCCGCTTCGAGCTGGCCCAGCGCTTCGCCAGCGCCAGCCTCAGCCGTCTGGCCACAACCAACACCGGCCCACCCCTGGCCCGGCCCAGGGTGCTGCTGGCCTTCGCCTTCTTCGATGCGCCCCTGCGGAGCGAACCGGGGTCGGTGCCCGGGGTGCAGGCGGTGCTGCCGCTCTGGCAACTCAGCCGCCAGGGGCAGCACTGCTGGCTGCGGCTGCAACGGCCGATTGGCGGCGGGGTGACGCCACGGCAGCTGGCAGAGGAACTCTGGGAACAGGCCCGCCGGCTGGAGCAACTGGTGGAGCAGGCGGAGGAACCAGGCTGGAGCGAGCTGGGCGGGATCGGCCTGCGCTGGAGCGCCCCCTGGCAAGGCAGCTATCGCTTCGCCGTGGCCGAGGCCCTGAGCAAAGTTGAGGCGGGCGAATTGAAAAAGGTGGTGCTGGCGGTGCGCCAGGAGCTCCAGCTCGACACCGCCCCCGACCCCCTGGCCCTGCTCGCCCCCCTGCGACGGCACCAGGGCGGCAGCTGCCGCTTCCTGTGGCAACAGGGGCCCGGCTCGGCCCTGATCGGCGCCTCCCCGGAGCGGTTGCTCACCGTGTGCCAGGGCCAGCTGCGCAGTGATGCCCTGGCCGGCACCGCCCCGGCGGGGGATCAGGCGGCGGCCCTGCTGCACTCCAGCAAGGACCGCCACGAACACGAGCTGGTGGTGGACACCATCACTGCCGTACTGGCCCGAGCTGGCCTCACCCCCCGCCGGCCCCGCCACCCCCGCCTGGCGCGCCATGGCCAACTGGTTCACCTGCACACACCGATCACGGCAGCCCTGGCCCGGCACCAGCCCCTCACCATTGCCGCAGCCCTCCATCCCACCCCCGCCGTGGCCGGCCTGCCCAGGCGCGAGGCGATGGCCTGGCTACGCAGCCTCGAACCCTTTGAACGGGGCCACTACGCCGCCCCGATCGGCTGGATCGACAGCGCCGGTGACGCCGACCTGCGGGTGGCAATCCGCAGCGGCACGTTGCGGGGGGATCGCCTTGAGCTCACCGCCGGCGCGGGGCTGGTGCGCGGCTCGACGGTGGAGCGGGAGCTGGCGGAAGTGGCCCTCAAGCTCGGCGTTCTCCAGCAACAGCTGGATCTGCCCGCTCAGGCCAGCAGCCGCTCGATCGTCTGA